A single genomic interval of Laspinema palackyanum D2c harbors:
- a CDS encoding glycosyltransferase, translating to MRIAFLNPQGNFDPKDSHLTEHPDFGGQLVYVKQVAIAIAHQGHKVDIITRQIIDSDWPEFAEPFDSYPGVENVRIIRFRAGPKGFIRKELLWPHLVKEWVPNILQFYRQEGAFPDVFTAHYGDGGLAGVLIEAATGIPFTFTGHSLGAQKIDKLEMTPQNMESMDRHFHFTRRLVAERLSMNRSAVNITSTQTERFEQYAHRVYQDAVDVNDDTRFVVIAPGVDASMFSPNVSCENEKEIQDLIDERLARDIDEDRLGYPIILASSRLAPKKNLQGLVEAFAQSETLQNTANLVMITGGLDNPLQEECGDDETERVLAPIRKVVKKSKLWGKISAFSLPDQPALAACYRFLAKRGSVFTLTSLFEPFGLAPLEAAAAGLPLVVTENSGLSEVLKQAPEECAVLVDPCDPADIARGLERLVGDPELWEQMRSRSQKLVLEDYTWESTAKEYLKVIKQIVAAPNDRRPPKVLVIHPYFRNPKPAFDLNLDDLTALYFQTQEVTEEKPEENNP from the coding sequence ATGCGTATTGCATTTCTCAATCCCCAGGGTAACTTCGATCCAAAAGATAGTCATCTGACTGAACATCCGGATTTCGGGGGCCAGTTAGTTTATGTGAAACAGGTGGCGATCGCGATCGCCCATCAAGGTCACAAAGTTGATATTATCACTCGCCAGATTATTGACTCCGACTGGCCCGAGTTTGCCGAACCGTTCGATTCCTATCCTGGGGTGGAAAATGTCCGAATTATCCGCTTTCGCGCGGGCCCAAAAGGATTTATCAGGAAAGAACTCCTCTGGCCGCATCTGGTCAAAGAATGGGTGCCCAACATTCTCCAATTCTATCGACAAGAGGGCGCATTCCCCGATGTATTTACCGCTCATTACGGGGATGGAGGTCTCGCCGGGGTGTTGATTGAAGCCGCCACGGGTATCCCGTTCACCTTTACGGGTCATTCCCTCGGCGCTCAAAAAATCGACAAACTGGAAATGACGCCGCAAAATATGGAAAGCATGGACAGGCATTTTCATTTTACTCGGCGTTTGGTGGCGGAACGCTTAAGCATGAATCGGTCAGCGGTCAATATTACCAGTACGCAAACGGAACGCTTTGAGCAATATGCTCATCGGGTTTATCAGGATGCGGTGGATGTGAACGACGATACCCGGTTTGTGGTGATTGCACCCGGGGTCGATGCCAGTATGTTTAGTCCTAATGTCTCCTGCGAGAACGAAAAAGAGATTCAGGACCTGATTGATGAGCGATTGGCCCGGGATATTGATGAGGACCGTCTCGGATATCCAATTATTTTGGCCTCTAGCCGCCTCGCACCGAAGAAAAACCTTCAAGGACTCGTGGAAGCCTTTGCTCAGAGTGAGACGCTGCAAAACACGGCAAATCTGGTGATGATTACGGGCGGACTGGATAATCCCCTCCAGGAAGAATGCGGCGATGACGAAACGGAACGGGTCTTAGCGCCGATTCGGAAAGTGGTTAAAAAGAGTAAGTTATGGGGGAAAATCAGCGCGTTTTCCTTGCCGGATCAACCGGCTTTGGCGGCTTGTTATCGGTTTTTAGCAAAACGGGGTTCAGTATTCACCTTAACTTCATTGTTTGAACCCTTTGGACTCGCCCCGTTGGAAGCCGCAGCAGCAGGATTACCCTTGGTGGTGACTGAAAATAGCGGGTTGAGTGAAGTGCTCAAACAAGCCCCGGAAGAATGTGCGGTACTCGTCGATCCTTGCGATCCAGCAGATATTGCCCGAGGATTAGAACGGCTGGTAGGGGATCCCGAGTTGTGGGAACAGATGCGATCGCGCTCTCAAAAGTTGGTTTTGGAGGACTACACCTGGGAAAGTACCGCCAAAGAGTATCTGAAGGTCATTAAACAAATTGTCGCTGCACCCAATGACCGACGGCCCCCCAAGGTTCTGGTGATTCATCCCTATTTCCGCAATCCCAAACCGGCTTTTGATTTGAATTTGGATGATTTAACCGCCCTGTATTTTCAGACCCAAGAAGTGACGGAAGAAAAGCCGGAAGAAAATAACCCCTAA
- a CDS encoding aspartate kinase, giving the protein MALIVQKYGGSSVGSVERINAVAERVIKTVQGGNSVVVVVSAMGKTTDGLVKLANEISSNPSRREMDMLLSTGEQISIALLSMALQELGQPAISLTGAQVGIVTEAAHTRARILRIETQRIEQQITEGKVVVVAGFQGIASTKDLEITTLGRGGSDTSAVALAAALRADRCEIYTDVPGILTADPRLVPDAQLMTEITCDEMLELASLGAKVLHPRAVEIARNYGVPLVVLSSWTDDPGTLVSSPTPMARPLEGLELVHPVDGVEFDTNQAKVALLRVPDRPGVAAQLFGEIGRQQVDVDLIIQSIHELNTNDIAFTVSQESVNQAEAVAAAIAPTLRNRLDSAPEEAEVMVDRQIAKVSISGAGMIGRPGVAAKMFATLAEAGVNMQMISTSEVKVSCVVDADQCDRAIDALCQAFEVSSSPLQSGGSSAGKAIAPNTPPVRGVALDLNQARVAIRHIPDRPGMAAKFFGVLAQENISVDTIIQSQRCHIINGIPTRDIAFTVARNDAKDARRVLVPLAAELGCGEIIVDEEIAKVSIVGSGMVNHPGIAAEMFNALARERINIQMIATSEIKVSCVVERESGVKALQVIHAIFNLAGTQKIEVPA; this is encoded by the coding sequence ATGGCGCTGATAGTCCAAAAATACGGTGGGTCCTCCGTAGGGTCCGTTGAACGCATTAACGCCGTTGCCGAACGGGTGATCAAAACCGTGCAGGGCGGCAATTCCGTGGTGGTGGTCGTTTCGGCGATGGGGAAAACCACTGACGGACTGGTAAAATTAGCCAATGAAATCTCATCGAATCCCTCTCGCCGGGAAATGGATATGTTGCTGTCTACCGGAGAGCAAATTTCCATCGCCCTGTTGAGTATGGCGTTGCAAGAATTAGGGCAACCGGCAATTTCCCTCACGGGTGCACAGGTGGGCATTGTCACGGAAGCGGCACATACCCGCGCCCGGATTTTGCGAATTGAGACGCAACGAATTGAGCAACAGATCACCGAGGGTAAAGTGGTCGTGGTTGCCGGATTCCAAGGGATTGCGAGTACGAAAGACTTGGAAATTACCACCCTGGGACGGGGGGGTTCGGATACCTCGGCGGTGGCCCTGGCGGCTGCTTTACGGGCCGATCGCTGCGAAATCTATACCGATGTCCCCGGCATTTTAACCGCTGACCCCCGGTTAGTTCCTGATGCCCAACTGATGACGGAAATTACCTGCGATGAAATGCTGGAATTAGCCAGTCTGGGGGCAAAAGTCTTGCATCCTCGGGCGGTGGAAATTGCCCGCAACTATGGCGTTCCCTTGGTGGTTCTCTCCAGTTGGACTGATGATCCCGGGACTCTGGTGAGTTCGCCAACACCAATGGCGCGACCCCTGGAAGGGTTGGAATTGGTGCATCCCGTGGATGGGGTGGAATTTGATACGAATCAGGCAAAAGTTGCCCTGTTGCGGGTTCCCGATCGCCCTGGTGTGGCGGCGCAGTTGTTTGGGGAAATCGGACGGCAACAAGTGGATGTGGATTTGATTATCCAGTCCATTCACGAATTAAATACCAATGATATTGCCTTCACCGTGAGTCAGGAATCGGTGAATCAGGCAGAGGCAGTGGCAGCGGCGATCGCCCCCACCCTCCGCAACCGCCTGGATTCAGCCCCAGAAGAGGCAGAAGTCATGGTCGATCGCCAGATTGCCAAGGTGAGCATTTCTGGCGCGGGAATGATTGGACGTCCTGGTGTGGCGGCGAAAATGTTTGCTACCCTGGCTGAGGCGGGAGTGAATATGCAGATGATTTCCACCTCAGAAGTGAAAGTGAGTTGCGTGGTGGATGCGGACCAATGCGATCGGGCGATCGATGCCTTGTGTCAAGCGTTTGAAGTCAGTTCCTCTCCCCTGCAATCCGGTGGTTCCAGTGCAGGTAAGGCGATCGCCCCCAATACTCCCCCAGTACGCGGAGTTGCCCTGGATTTGAATCAAGCGCGGGTGGCAATTCGCCATATCCCCGATCGCCCCGGCATGGCAGCAAAATTCTTCGGTGTCCTCGCCCAGGAAAATATTAGCGTAGATACGATTATCCAATCCCAACGCTGTCATATTATCAACGGTATTCCCACCCGAGATATTGCCTTTACCGTGGCCCGGAATGATGCTAAAGATGCCCGCAGAGTGTTAGTTCCCTTAGCCGCAGAATTGGGATGTGGGGAAATTATTGTAGACGAGGAAATTGCCAAAGTTAGCATTGTTGGTTCCGGCATGGTCAATCACCCCGGCATTGCTGCTGAGATGTTTAATGCCCTAGCAAGGGAACGGATCAATATCCAAATGATTGCCACCTCTGAAATTAAAGTCAGTTGCGTGGTTGAGCGTGAATCCGGTGTGAAAGCCTTGCAAGTGATTCATGCCATTTTCAATCTGGCTGGAACTCAAAAAATTGAAGTTCCTGCGTGA
- a CDS encoding transglutaminase-like domain-containing protein: protein MKFKLGCTLNYNVESLSTFVFNIRVVETHCQKILTEQLIIDPDIRIDEYVTPFVENRYFRVNVPGGTNLNIFYQATVEMTHFYADANTIAEVPPADLPVETFHYLYPSRYCESDRLHYLALSEFGDLTTGYSRVTAICNWIYEKVIYEYGTSNPHTSAFDTATERIGVCRDFAHLAIAYCRALNIPARCVAGYAYGLTPPDFHACFEAYLGGRWYLFDATRLAPQNGIVRIGTGRDASDVAFATIFGNIALNKMEILMEHIPDEKSSEVPELTTKAISIS, encoded by the coding sequence ATGAAATTCAAACTAGGGTGTACGCTCAATTATAATGTTGAGTCCCTGAGTACCTTTGTGTTTAATATCCGCGTTGTTGAAACCCATTGTCAGAAAATACTCACAGAACAATTAATCATCGACCCGGATATTCGCATCGATGAATATGTGACCCCCTTCGTAGAAAACCGCTATTTCCGCGTGAATGTCCCTGGGGGTACAAATTTGAATATTTTCTATCAGGCAACCGTGGAGATGACCCACTTTTATGCGGATGCCAATACCATTGCTGAAGTGCCGCCAGCAGATTTACCTGTGGAGACGTTCCACTATCTTTATCCCAGTCGGTATTGCGAGTCCGATCGCCTCCATTATTTAGCGCTTTCTGAATTTGGAGACTTGACAACCGGATATTCTCGGGTGACGGCGATTTGTAATTGGATTTATGAAAAGGTGATTTATGAGTATGGGACGAGCAATCCCCATACTTCGGCATTTGATACGGCAACGGAACGGATTGGGGTTTGTCGGGATTTTGCTCATTTGGCGATCGCCTATTGTCGTGCCTTGAATATTCCAGCACGATGTGTGGCAGGATATGCTTATGGGTTAACTCCACCTGATTTCCATGCTTGTTTTGAGGCATATTTGGGAGGACGTTGGTATCTGTTTGATGCGACTCGGTTAGCGCCTCAAAATGGCATTGTCAGAATTGGAACGGGACGGGATGCTTCCGATGTTGCCTTTGCGACGATTTTCGGGAATATTGCTTTGAATAAGATGGAGATTTTGATGGAACATATTCCTGATGAAAAGAGTTCAGAGGTTCCGGAATTAACCACCAAGGCGATTTCGATTTCTTGA
- a CDS encoding 4'-phosphopantetheinyl transferase family protein → MNIEWKLPPKTIRLSPQQVHVWRVELDRNSTEIRQFRALLSQEEQKRADRFYFEHDRSRFIVGRGMLRSLLGKYLQVVPDKIEFQYSAKGKPMLANVEQNLHFNLSHSGGLALYAIASEPVGIDLEQIRDLSDAEQLAKRFFTPAEAEAIAALPLAQKQAAFLNAWTRKEAYLKATGDGLAGLNEVEVSLIPGMPAKLVEIQGNSELASNWFIGELHPHPDYIAAVAIAGQNWQICYFKN, encoded by the coding sequence ATGAATATAGAATGGAAACTCCCACCTAAAACCATCAGACTCTCTCCGCAACAGGTTCATGTTTGGCGGGTGGAACTCGATCGCAATTCCACAGAAATCCGCCAATTTCGAGCCCTGTTGTCCCAGGAGGAGCAAAAAAGGGCCGATCGCTTTTATTTTGAACACGATCGCAGTCGGTTTATTGTAGGACGAGGGATGTTGCGATCGCTGTTGGGGAAGTATTTACAGGTTGTACCGGACAAGATAGAATTTCAGTACAGTGCCAAGGGGAAACCGATGTTGGCAAATGTTGAGCAAAATCTGCATTTTAATCTGTCGCATTCTGGGGGATTGGCGCTCTATGCGATCGCCTCGGAACCTGTAGGAATTGATTTAGAGCAAATTCGTGACTTATCCGATGCGGAACAGTTGGCGAAACGGTTTTTTACGCCAGCAGAAGCAGAGGCGATCGCTGCTTTACCACTGGCACAAAAACAAGCAGCTTTTTTGAATGCTTGGACTCGCAAAGAAGCATACCTAAAGGCAACTGGGGATGGATTAGCAGGATTGAATGAAGTGGAGGTGTCTCTAATCCCGGGAATGCCTGCCAAATTAGTGGAAATTCAGGGAAATTCCGAGTTAGCATCCAATTGGTTTATCGGGGAACTGCACCCCCATCCCGACTATATAGCAGCAGTGGCGATCGCTGGTCAAAATTGGCAAATATGTTATTTTAAAAATTAA
- a CDS encoding glycosyl hydrolase family 28-related protein, translated as MNQPKHHLGPRWKKFWQFVCLAGCALSLILGGYGISNYSKNLNNSLENSPPTLPNTVAVNSVNSPESVTATPPSATSTTVGILAANCGSPQGGPTDNPIAEQYSNSSYTWTNQIKWNCVYNIQDFEGGTMVARFNAARDAAAANEGGVVYFPAGTYSFEDSISLKNGVVIRGETPSVADAKNAEFNPPSKLQFPKYEPQFSGDGTPNDSAFKIITTTAGDRDSNIGLVHLDINRAAISLRGDLDTGNNQNIVIFGIRSNNVAEPDPRVPDTSFQSPWLRYSYRFAANITVNAKANILIANNRVNDNITDNYNQPNYQVKPIKEEQIITYREGNKVPFHYGNHYGIVVNRSKSEGFQKNANPNTEPGLFRPGITVRDNWVYHTMRVAISASGDGLVIQDNQVRDERGKQWWTDPTGLKEPRGAVTLENRAIDWSGSNVLVEGNQYEVYRHRIRDTQYMSVDGEGILIQECCGGTEVNGAILRNNQGNTYIGLYKIPSIKQVKIVGNRVTAELGNIELIYVNADTNNAPGVMEDVTIANNIVNGGILARGTGGGKRNTVENNQGNNSASLTYSCHVAAKGNTGFQEAPCLP; from the coding sequence ATGAATCAACCCAAACATCACCTCGGTCCTCGGTGGAAAAAATTCTGGCAATTCGTCTGCCTTGCGGGTTGCGCCTTGAGTCTGATTCTCGGGGGTTATGGCATCTCTAATTATAGCAAAAATCTCAACAATTCCCTCGAAAATTCTCCCCCCACCTTGCCTAATACCGTCGCAGTTAATTCCGTAAACTCACCGGAATCTGTCACTGCAACACCTCCATCGGCAACCTCAACCACTGTTGGAATACTTGCCGCAAATTGTGGGAGTCCCCAGGGAGGACCGACGGATAATCCTATTGCTGAACAATATTCTAATTCCTCCTATACTTGGACCAATCAAATTAAATGGAACTGCGTCTATAATATCCAAGATTTTGAGGGAGGAACGATGGTAGCGCGGTTTAATGCAGCGCGAGATGCTGCTGCCGCAAATGAGGGAGGCGTGGTTTATTTTCCGGCAGGAACCTACTCATTTGAGGATAGCATTAGCCTAAAAAATGGAGTGGTTATCCGAGGTGAAACTCCCTCAGTCGCCGATGCCAAAAATGCCGAATTTAATCCTCCATCAAAACTGCAATTTCCCAAATATGAACCTCAATTTTCAGGGGATGGTACTCCCAACGACTCCGCATTTAAAATCATCACCACCACTGCCGGAGATAGGGATAGTAATATTGGATTAGTTCATCTGGATATCAATCGCGCCGCCATTTCCTTGCGGGGAGATTTGGATACCGGGAATAATCAAAACATTGTCATTTTTGGCATTCGCAGCAACAATGTTGCTGAACCCGACCCGCGAGTTCCTGATACTTCTTTTCAAAGTCCTTGGTTGCGTTACAGTTATCGATTTGCTGCTAATATTACAGTCAATGCCAAGGCTAATATTTTAATTGCTAATAATCGGGTTAATGATAATATTACCGACAACTACAACCAACCTAATTATCAAGTTAAACCCATTAAAGAGGAACAAATTATCACCTATCGAGAAGGAAATAAAGTACCCTTCCACTATGGCAATCACTATGGAATTGTCGTGAATCGGTCCAAATCCGAGGGATTCCAAAAAAATGCCAATCCCAATACAGAACCGGGACTATTTCGCCCGGGAATTACCGTCCGAGATAACTGGGTTTATCACACCATGCGGGTCGCCATTTCTGCCTCGGGAGATGGGTTAGTCATCCAAGATAATCAAGTCCGCGACGAACGCGGAAAACAATGGTGGACTGACCCGACGGGGTTAAAAGAACCCCGAGGTGCAGTCACTTTAGAAAATCGGGCAATTGATTGGTCTGGGTCCAATGTTTTGGTAGAGGGAAATCAGTATGAAGTATATCGCCATCGCATCCGAGATACCCAATATATGAGTGTAGATGGGGAGGGAATTTTGATTCAGGAATGTTGTGGGGGAACCGAAGTCAATGGTGCGATTCTCCGCAATAATCAGGGGAATACTTATATTGGTTTGTACAAAATTCCTTCAATTAAACAGGTGAAAATTGTCGGAAACAGAGTCACTGCGGAGCTGGGTAATATTGAGCTAATTTATGTAAATGCTGACACCAATAATGCTCCCGGTGTGATGGAAGATGTCACCATTGCGAATAATATTGTCAATGGCGGAATTTTAGCCAGAGGGACAGGGGGAGGAAAGAGAAATACCGTAGAGAATAATCAGGGAAATAACTCAGCGTCTTTGACCTATTCCTGCCATGTTGCTGCCAAGGGAAATACAGGGTTTCAGGAAGCTCCTTGTTTACCGTAA
- the recR gene encoding recombination mediator RecR, with translation MTVYTRPLARLIEQLQRLPGIGPKSAQRLALHLLKRPDEEIQALAKALIDAKQQVGFCKECFHLSAEPICEICRAPNRDRDVICVVSDSRDLIALEKTREFRGKYHVLGGVISPMDGIGPEQLNIHALVRRVSQQQIKEVIIAISPSVEGETTTLYVGQLLKPFTRVTRIAFGLPMGGDLEYADEVTLARALEGRRDLD, from the coding sequence CTGACCGTTTATACTCGTCCTTTAGCTCGTTTAATCGAGCAACTGCAACGTTTGCCGGGAATTGGCCCTAAATCCGCCCAAAGACTGGCCCTCCATTTATTGAAGCGACCCGATGAGGAAATTCAGGCATTAGCGAAAGCGTTAATCGATGCCAAACAACAAGTCGGATTTTGTAAAGAGTGCTTTCACTTGAGTGCAGAACCCATTTGCGAAATCTGTCGTGCACCCAATCGCGATCGCGATGTGATTTGCGTGGTTTCCGACTCTCGCGACTTAATTGCCTTAGAAAAAACTCGGGAATTTAGAGGCAAATATCATGTTCTCGGTGGGGTGATTTCGCCTATGGATGGCATTGGACCCGAACAACTGAATATTCATGCATTAGTCCGGCGCGTGAGTCAACAACAAATCAAAGAAGTGATTATCGCCATTAGTCCCAGTGTAGAGGGAGAAACCACGACCCTTTATGTGGGACAATTACTAAAACCTTTTACGCGAGTCACGCGCATTGCCTTTGGATTGCCAATGGGAGGAGATTTGGAATATGCCGATGAAGTCACCTTAGCGCGTGCCTTGGAGGGTCGTCGAGATTTAGACTAG
- a CDS encoding IS607 family transposase, whose protein sequence is MARYVKPKEAAKILGVHERTLRRWDEDGSIETIRTPAGQRRYNIESYTAKSGSENRKVVVYARVSSRAQQPDLNRQVAALSNLYPQAEVVSEIGGGLNFKRKKMLALLGQVLSGDVRMVVVAHKDRLARFGFDLFRWLCEQNRCELVVLNETSLSPEREMVEDILAILHCFSSRLYGLRKYKTQVKEDPDLPKPRAK, encoded by the coding sequence ATTGCCAGATATGTCAAGCCCAAGGAAGCCGCCAAAATCCTTGGGGTCCACGAACGAACACTCCGCAGGTGGGATGAAGATGGCTCAATCGAAACCATCAGAACCCCTGCCGGACAAAGGCGGTATAACATCGAGTCCTATACTGCCAAATCAGGAAGCGAAAATCGCAAAGTCGTCGTTTACGCCCGGGTCAGCAGTCGCGCACAACAGCCAGACCTCAACCGACAGGTTGCCGCACTGTCCAATCTCTACCCCCAAGCAGAAGTCGTCTCGGAAATCGGAGGCGGACTCAACTTCAAGCGAAAGAAAATGCTTGCCCTATTGGGACAAGTCTTGTCAGGTGATGTCCGCATGGTTGTCGTTGCCCACAAAGACCGATTGGCAAGATTCGGATTTGACTTGTTTCGATGGCTCTGTGAACAAAACAGGTGTGAACTCGTGGTTCTCAACGAGACAAGTCTTAGTCCAGAACGAGAAATGGTTGAGGACATCCTCGCCATCCTCCACTGCTTCAGTTCCCGACTCTACGGATTGCGTAAATACAAAACTCAGGTCAAAGAAGATCCAGATTTACCCAAGCCCCGAGCTAAATAA
- a CDS encoding RNA-guided endonuclease InsQ/TnpB family protein yields the protein MWRKWRAACRYCYNQAIALSKSGERLSKLKLRNRIMQSDLPEWVKETPCHIRQNAIFDAHLAITASKDARFRSCRDRSEAIKFNNTNFSAETWYPRLTKGLSFAASEPFPENCEQGTQLVFVKGRWFAVFPEPVAITPTESTGVVALDPGVRTFMTGFDGNKFLEFGSGDIGRITRLCQYLDDLMSRIVKEPNPKRRRRMRKAAHRMRVKIRNLIDESHKQTAHYLTRNYSLIFLPTFETNQMVAKAVRKIRSKTARAMLTWAHYRFKLTLKHQSEITGTTVVDVTEEYTSKTCTHCGHVQQQLGGSKVFRCPECGLTLPRDWNGAFGIFLKALRDTASITFNGNSAIAALSGNTRINVA from the coding sequence GTGTGGCGTAAATGGCGGGCAGCTTGTCGGTACTGCTACAATCAAGCAATTGCATTGAGTAAAAGTGGTGAACGATTAAGTAAGCTAAAGTTACGCAATCGGATAATGCAAAGTGACTTACCCGAGTGGGTCAAGGAAACACCCTGTCATATCCGGCAAAATGCTATCTTTGATGCACATTTAGCTATAACCGCCAGCAAGGATGCCAGGTTCAGAAGTTGTCGAGATAGGTCTGAGGCGATTAAGTTTAACAACACCAACTTTTCAGCAGAAACTTGGTATCCAAGGCTAACGAAAGGACTCTCTTTCGCAGCTTCAGAACCATTTCCCGAGAACTGTGAACAAGGAACTCAATTAGTCTTTGTCAAAGGAAGATGGTTTGCTGTTTTCCCTGAACCCGTCGCCATAACCCCAACTGAATCCACTGGAGTGGTCGCCTTAGACCCAGGTGTTAGGACTTTTATGACTGGGTTTGATGGCAATAAATTCTTGGAGTTTGGCTCTGGGGATATTGGGCGCATTACTCGGCTATGTCAATACCTGGACGATTTGATGAGCAGAATTGTCAAAGAACCCAACCCAAAAAGACGACGAAGGATGAGGAAAGCAGCCCATCGGATGAGAGTCAAAATCCGTAACTTAATTGATGAATCGCACAAACAAACTGCTCATTACCTGACCCGCAATTACAGCCTGATTTTCTTGCCCACCTTCGAGACGAACCAAATGGTTGCCAAGGCAGTACGGAAAATCAGGTCTAAGACAGCCAGAGCAATGTTAACTTGGGCGCATTATCGATTCAAGCTAACGCTAAAACATCAATCTGAAATAACTGGAACCACGGTTGTAGATGTGACCGAAGAATACACTAGCAAAACCTGTACTCATTGCGGTCATGTTCAACAACAGCTAGGTGGCTCCAAAGTGTTCCGATGTCCTGAGTGTGGCTTGACTCTCCCACGGGACTGGAACGGCGCTTTTGGGATTTTCCTAAAAGCCTTGCGGGATACCGCCTCTATCACCTTCAACGGTAATAGTGCCATCGCTGCATTGTCCGGAAATACCCGGATAAATGTCGCGTAA